The Lewinellaceae bacterium genome has a segment encoding these proteins:
- a CDS encoding DoxX family protein: MKDKKNMLSWVVRIIAAVILLQTLYFKFTGHEDSVYIFSQLGLEPAGRIGIGVLELITAILLVWPRTAGIGAVLGLGVISGAIFAHLTQLGIEVNGDGGTLFYLAVTVFVCCLIAAILHRKEIPVIKNYF, translated from the coding sequence ATGAAAGACAAAAAGAACATGCTGTCTTGGGTTGTAAGGATCATCGCAGCTGTAATTTTACTTCAGACCCTTTATTTTAAATTTACCGGGCATGAAGACAGCGTTTATATTTTTTCCCAGCTAGGGCTGGAACCTGCAGGCCGGATAGGGATCGGCGTCTTGGAGTTGATTACGGCAATTTTACTGGTGTGGCCAAGGACGGCGGGAATAGGAGCAGTACTGGGCCTTGGCGTCATTAGCGGAGCCATTTTTGCACACCTTACCCAGCTTGGAATTGAGGTCAATGGTGACGGTGGGACTCTTTTTTACCTGGCAGTTACTGTTTTCGTTTGTTGTTTAATTGCGGCTATCCTCCATCGCAAGGAAATTCCTGTGATAAAAAACTATTTTTAG
- a CDS encoding T9SS type A sorting domain-containing protein, producing the protein MKRTLLFISILFTSSLLFGQFLDTDLYRTLNGSYNNPNHPDWGQAGTNLLRVVPSAYTDGISSPAGWLRFNPRKISNTVFAQDSPIFDPIGLSDFCWVFGQFIDHDIGLTPDGNENFSIQVQTGDSYFDPLGQGTAIIPVLRNIYDPATGSSVANPRQHPNVITCFIDGSGVYGSDQERADWLRSFSGGKLKTSSGNMPPFNTTTGEFADPVDPNAPEMANATGISNKIYVVGDVRGNENALLTAFHTLFVREHNRICDVLAVKNPDWDDEQLYQHARKMVGGLIQSIVYEEWLPEMGLHLPEYAGYDPTVHPQLANSFTAAAYRLGHTLLSEQLMRIGEDGAVVPQGNILLKNAFFNPYALIEVGGIEPYFRGMGVQKQQMLDSRVVNAVRNFLFGPPGAGGLDLAAINIQRGRERGLPDFNTLRQGLGLPPYTNWLDINPDYLVYDKMHSVYQLNDIDPWVGMVAEEPIPGTLFGETVTKFMELQFGALRDGDRFYYQNDPVLTAEEKTWIKTTTLHDIIMLNTGVSIMQSNVFEAMPYEEICDHLDVDLTGNIHTPSGVPVPGVTVVFQHDNASFSTNGLVDGNFAISHVPGCGAESLDISKDGELLAGVTTYDLVLMSKHILGMELLDTPYKYIAADVNHSGSITTLDIINVRKAILGIVDSFTDNTSWRLVPANITFSTPEDALVGGWDSTIDFNGLLSMDYDNDFIAVKIGDVNASIDPSFGGEVEERFAGNGLKVQLEETTLKEGEIYSVDFYGKADQNIVGYQFALNYNAAALHLVQIDSYIENMGEDNFGVVEATGLISTSWNQMGTNIAFKPGEKMFSLVFEARQDGNLSDFISLNDTKIVPEAYDQGLNTGALSLEFVAPDVIGTEFALYQNYPNPFVNETVIPFYLPEDDMVVLSIFDVSGKQLFSENRVLDKGSHEWKLDRKNLPETGILFYQVETNSGSQTRRMLLTR; encoded by the coding sequence ATGAAGCGAACCTTACTATTCATTAGCATTTTATTCACCTCGTCCCTGCTGTTCGGACAGTTTTTGGACACGGATTTGTACAGAACCCTGAACGGTTCTTACAACAATCCTAACCATCCGGATTGGGGACAGGCAGGAACTAATTTATTGAGAGTGGTGCCATCGGCATATACGGATGGTATTTCTTCTCCTGCGGGTTGGTTGCGATTCAATCCTCGGAAGATAAGTAACACAGTATTTGCGCAGGATAGTCCTATATTTGATCCGATTGGGTTAAGTGATTTTTGCTGGGTCTTTGGCCAGTTTATTGATCATGACATAGGGCTTACTCCGGATGGAAATGAAAATTTTTCTATTCAGGTGCAGACGGGAGACTCCTATTTCGATCCTCTTGGACAAGGAACGGCCATCATTCCTGTTTTGAGAAATATTTACGATCCAGCAACAGGTTCTTCTGTAGCAAACCCAAGGCAGCATCCCAATGTGATCACCTGTTTTATCGACGGTTCCGGCGTTTACGGATCAGATCAGGAAAGGGCAGATTGGTTACGTTCTTTCTCCGGTGGTAAACTTAAGACTTCATCAGGAAATATGCCTCCTTTTAATACAACTACCGGCGAATTCGCGGATCCTGTTGATCCAAATGCGCCGGAAATGGCAAATGCCACCGGGATTAGCAATAAGATTTATGTAGTCGGGGATGTCAGGGGAAATGAAAATGCCCTTTTAACGGCTTTCCATACCTTGTTTGTGCGCGAACACAATCGTATCTGCGATGTACTGGCGGTCAAAAATCCCGATTGGGATGACGAGCAGTTATACCAACACGCGCGTAAAATGGTTGGTGGATTGATCCAGTCCATTGTTTATGAAGAATGGTTGCCTGAAATGGGCCTTCATCTGCCGGAATATGCAGGATATGATCCTACCGTTCATCCACAGTTGGCTAATAGTTTTACCGCAGCGGCCTACCGCCTCGGTCATACCCTGCTCAGTGAGCAGTTGATGCGAATTGGAGAAGACGGTGCCGTCGTACCACAGGGGAATATTTTATTGAAAAACGCATTTTTCAATCCTTATGCCCTTATTGAAGTCGGAGGCATTGAGCCTTATTTCAGAGGCATGGGTGTTCAAAAACAGCAAATGCTGGATTCAAGGGTTGTGAATGCCGTAAGGAACTTCCTCTTTGGCCCTCCGGGAGCAGGTGGGTTGGATCTGGCTGCAATCAATATTCAAAGAGGCCGGGAAAGAGGTCTGCCGGATTTTAATACGCTTAGACAAGGACTTGGGTTGCCTCCTTATACCAACTGGTTGGACATCAATCCTGATTATCTCGTTTATGACAAGATGCATTCAGTTTATCAACTCAATGATATTGATCCCTGGGTGGGCATGGTAGCAGAAGAACCCATTCCGGGAACCCTTTTCGGGGAAACCGTCACCAAATTCATGGAATTGCAATTTGGAGCGCTTAGAGATGGGGATCGTTTTTATTATCAGAATGATCCGGTACTGACAGCAGAAGAAAAAACATGGATCAAAACGACAACGCTTCACGATATTATTATGCTGAATACCGGGGTTTCCATCATGCAGAGTAATGTTTTCGAAGCCATGCCGTATGAAGAAATTTGTGATCACCTGGATGTGGATCTCACCGGAAATATTCATACTCCATCCGGAGTACCCGTACCAGGGGTGACTGTCGTCTTTCAGCACGATAATGCCAGCTTTAGTACAAATGGTTTAGTAGACGGAAACTTTGCAATTTCCCATGTACCGGGTTGTGGTGCAGAATCCCTCGATATTTCCAAGGATGGGGAGCTCCTGGCCGGTGTAACCACTTATGACCTGGTGCTGATGTCAAAGCATATTCTTGGGATGGAATTATTGGATACTCCCTATAAATATATTGCAGCAGATGTCAACCACAGCGGTTCTATTACCACTTTGGATATCATCAATGTGAGAAAAGCCATTTTGGGGATTGTTGACTCCTTTACCGATAATACTTCCTGGCGATTGGTGCCGGCTAATATCACTTTCTCTACGCCGGAAGATGCGCTCGTGGGGGGATGGGATTCCACCATTGACTTCAACGGATTGTTGAGCATGGATTACGACAACGATTTTATCGCGGTCAAGATCGGGGATGTCAATGCCAGTATTGATCCTTCCTTTGGTGGTGAGGTGGAAGAAAGGTTTGCAGGAAATGGTTTGAAGGTTCAGCTGGAGGAAACGACACTAAAAGAAGGTGAAATTTATTCTGTCGACTTTTATGGAAAAGCTGACCAGAATATCGTAGGGTATCAGTTTGCTTTAAATTATAATGCAGCGGCACTTCACCTCGTTCAGATCGATAGTTATATCGAAAATATGGGAGAAGATAATTTCGGGGTGGTTGAAGCAACTGGATTGATATCCACCAGCTGGAACCAGATGGGGACAAATATCGCCTTTAAACCCGGTGAGAAAATGTTCTCTCTTGTTTTTGAGGCACGCCAGGATGGCAATTTGTCCGATTTCATTTCTCTGAATGATACGAAGATCGTGCCGGAGGCCTATGATCAGGGGTTGAACACAGGGGCGTTATCCCTTGAATTTGTGGCGCCTGATGTGATCGGAACGGAATTTGCGCTGTATCAAAACTACCCTAACCCGTTTGTCAATGAAACGGTGATCCCGTTTTATTTGCCCGAGGATGACATGGTTGTGCTGAGTATTTTTGATGTGTCAGGCAAGCAACTCTTCTCGGAAAACAGGGTGTTGGATAAAGGCTCTCACGAATGGAAATTGGATCGTAAAAATCTTCCTGAAACAGGGATCCTGTTCTACCAGGTGGAAACCAATAGCGGAAGCCAGACCCGAAGAATGTTGTTGACCCGATAA
- a CDS encoding ComF family protein: protein MKTIISQLAEGVLSLFYPHLCLACQSNPPTVSEMLCVECQYKLPQTRFHHHKENAFTERFWGRLPLEAGASLYRFTKGGHVQQLVHQLKYKGRKEVGIKAGRFYGLELKASPHFKKIDLILPVPLHPKKKHQRGYNQSSMIAKGLSEGMGIPWSENGLIRKAFTDTQTKKSRMERLENVGEAFEVKEVSLLKGKHILLVDDVITTGATLETCCLKILEVPGTKVSMVTLAFADA from the coding sequence ATGAAGACTATAATTTCCCAATTAGCAGAGGGGGTGCTTTCACTTTTTTACCCCCATTTATGCCTGGCGTGCCAATCCAATCCGCCGACAGTTTCCGAGATGCTGTGCGTTGAATGCCAGTACAAACTGCCCCAGACCAGATTTCACCACCACAAAGAAAATGCATTTACGGAACGGTTCTGGGGGCGATTGCCTTTGGAGGCAGGAGCATCACTTTATCGATTCACCAAGGGCGGACATGTACAACAGCTGGTTCACCAATTAAAATATAAGGGTCGAAAAGAAGTAGGCATCAAGGCCGGGCGGTTTTATGGCCTTGAATTAAAAGCAAGCCCTCATTTTAAGAAAATAGACCTCATTCTTCCCGTTCCTTTACATCCAAAGAAAAAACACCAACGCGGGTATAACCAAAGCAGCATGATAGCCAAAGGGCTTTCGGAAGGTATGGGCATTCCCTGGAGTGAAAACGGACTGATCCGAAAAGCTTTTACGGATACCCAAACGAAAAAATCCCGAATGGAAAGGCTGGAAAATGTAGGGGAAGCTTTTGAGGTAAAAGAGGTTTCTTTACTAAAAGGAAAACATATTCTATTGGTTGATGATGTGATCACTACTGGGGCTACCCTTGAAACGTGCTGCCTCAAAATACTGGAAGTGCCCGGCACAAAAGTGAGTATGGTGACGCTGGCTTTTGCCGATGCGTAG